In one window of Photorhabdus laumondii subsp. laumondii DNA:
- a CDS encoding DUF6392 family protein, which produces MAINIEALINSLGKTYQEIFDEGLIPYKTKPSGYPGDSDISLDMAKEGIFLSFLRENKVLTEITLTFINHKRPNFIFPNKLPSPLIPLMSRKLIHQHFGKPEKSLPPRKRLTKEIGWTELYTLLDFRIPTSMQVDYDLQERVRLVTFLPTSEIRW; this is translated from the coding sequence ATGGCTATCAACATTGAAGCTTTAATTAATAGTTTAGGCAAAACTTATCAGGAAATCTTCGATGAAGGATTAATTCCTTATAAAACTAAGCCATCAGGTTATCCCGGAGACTCTGATATATCTCTTGATATGGCTAAAGAAGGGATTTTCTTATCATTTTTGCGAGAAAATAAAGTACTTACAGAGATAACGTTAACTTTCATTAATCACAAACGACCTAATTTTATATTTCCTAATAAATTGCCTTCCCCTTTGATACCGCTGATGTCCCGGAAATTAATTCATCAGCATTTTGGTAAACCTGAAAAATCACTTCCACCAAGGAAAAGGTTAACTAAAGAAATTGGCTGGACTGAATTATATACCTTATTGGATTTCCGTATTCCAACTAGCATGCAGGTTGATTACGATTTGCAGGAACGAGTCAGACTAGTGACTTTTTTACCTACCTCAGAAATCCGTTGGTAA
- a CDS encoding DUF6392 family protein, with protein sequence MTVNVDALINSLGKSYQEIFDEGLIPYKTKPTGYPGASFIALNMAKEGMHLAFKRDGKILFAVELFLLDQKRPLYQFPNELPSPLKPLMTRVWVHEQFGKPEKALPPRKFLKKDVGWTELYTLLDFRIPTSMQVDYDLLEQVKSVAFLSTSEVLW encoded by the coding sequence ATGACAGTCAACGTAGATGCACTAATAAATAGTCTAGGAAAGTCTTATCAGGAAATTTTTGATGAAGGGCTAATCCCTTATAAAACCAAACCAACAGGATACCCTGGAGCTTCATTTATTGCTCTGAATATGGCTAAAGAGGGTATGCATTTAGCTTTTAAAAGAGATGGTAAGATTTTATTTGCTGTAGAGCTTTTTCTGCTTGATCAGAAAAGACCTTTATACCAATTCCCTAATGAATTGCCTTCTCCCTTGAAGCCTTTGATGACTAGGGTATGGGTTCATGAGCAGTTTGGTAAGCCAGAAAAGGCTCTTCCGCCGAGAAAATTTCTCAAGAAAGATGTTGGTTGGACGGAACTGTATACGCTACTGGATTTTCGGATACCAACCAGTATGCAGGTTGATTACGATCTGTTGGAACAAGTGAAGTCAGTTGCATTCTTATCCACATCAGAAGTACTTTGGTAA
- a CDS encoding DUF6392 family protein: MIDVIEIINSLGKTADMLVENKLIPEEKFEFAFEGYSRFSVEPETGLTLVFDIISTVLISVQFTLINTVDDTGTYSGDMPAPFLHKMNKAIVRAFMGEPDYSSGPERIPVIGLVGGFDAYTRKLNDQYPNTEIRFLYQTDLRVDALLFEQSVNND, from the coding sequence ATGATAGATGTTATTGAAATTATTAATAGTTTGGGGAAGACCGCAGATATGTTAGTTGAAAATAAACTTATTCCAGAGGAAAAGTTTGAGTTTGCTTTCGAAGGTTATTCTAGATTTAGTGTTGAACCAGAGACGGGTCTTACTTTAGTTTTCGATATTATATCAACAGTGTTGATTTCTGTTCAATTCACATTAATCAACACTGTTGATGATACTGGTACATATAGTGGTGATATGCCTGCTCCATTCCTTCACAAAATGAATAAAGCTATTGTCAGAGCATTTATGGGAGAACCCGATTACAGTAGTGGACCGGAGAGAATTCCGGTAATTGGCTTAGTAGGCGGATTTGATGCCTATACTCGTAAACTAAATGATCAGTACCCAAATACAGAAATTCGCTTCCTTTATCAAACTGATCTTCGTGTGGATGCACTGTTATTTGAACAGTCGGTAAATAATGATTGA